From the genome of Bradyrhizobium elkanii USDA 76, one region includes:
- a CDS encoding DUF883 family protein: protein MSSTDSAFGIKNMTDKATYERLEKDVTAVKNDIAALTEQITDALNSFANNAGKQARRRYKDARASAEDTLDDMSERGSAMMGAAQDAASSIEESLEDMITQRPLATVGLALGLGFLIGVTWRR from the coding sequence ATGTCGAGCACGGACAGCGCATTTGGGATCAAGAACATGACGGACAAAGCGACCTACGAACGCCTTGAAAAGGATGTCACCGCCGTGAAAAACGATATCGCCGCCCTCACCGAACAGATCACCGACGCGCTGAACTCGTTTGCCAACAACGCGGGCAAGCAGGCCCGCCGCCGCTACAAGGATGCGCGCGCCAGTGCGGAAGATACGCTCGACGACATGTCGGAGCGCGGCAGCGCGATGATGGGCGCGGCGCAGGATGCCGCATCCTCGATCGAGGAATCGCTGGAAGATATGATCACGCAGCGGCCGCTGGCGACGGTCGGCCTTGCGCTCGGTCTCGGCTTCCTGATCGGCGTCACCTGGCGCCGCTAG
- a CDS encoding DMT family transporter → MDAEPPKAQVSRPAKGWEDAVALTGFILVAVGQASNQVLARGLAGSVPPFSLAFFRWSIIAIGLAPFAIAAIRGGKIPLAQNLWPILAAGFLGMFLCGGPVYIAGITTTAIHIALIFALSPIMVLLISAALGIEHIGPLQWLGTALALGGALLIVSGGHLETLTQSSAAWGDLLVVCAMLGWSGYTLLQSRVAPRASLLARVSLFSAAGALCSLPPALHEMWATPAEVFNTRAFEAYVFAGLVPGLIAYAGFAWLGARFGSVRSSLVLYVAPIASALLSWIILGEPPKLIHLVGGLLILGGVWASLRK, encoded by the coding sequence ATGGATGCGGAGCCGCCGAAAGCGCAGGTCAGCCGCCCCGCCAAAGGCTGGGAGGACGCGGTCGCGCTCACCGGATTCATCCTGGTCGCGGTCGGGCAGGCCTCCAATCAGGTTCTGGCGCGCGGGCTTGCCGGCTCGGTGCCGCCGTTTTCGCTGGCCTTCTTCCGCTGGAGCATCATCGCCATCGGCCTCGCGCCGTTTGCGATCGCAGCGATCCGCGGCGGCAAGATCCCGCTGGCGCAGAACCTCTGGCCGATCCTCGCCGCCGGCTTTCTCGGCATGTTCCTGTGCGGCGGCCCGGTCTACATCGCCGGCATCACGACCACGGCGATCCACATCGCGCTGATCTTCGCGCTGTCGCCGATCATGGTGCTGCTGATCTCGGCGGCGCTCGGCATCGAGCATATCGGTCCGCTGCAATGGCTCGGCACGGCACTGGCGCTCGGCGGCGCGCTCCTGATCGTCTCGGGCGGTCATCTGGAAACGCTGACGCAATCGAGCGCGGCCTGGGGCGATCTCCTGGTGGTGTGCGCGATGCTCGGCTGGTCCGGCTACACGCTGCTGCAGTCGCGCGTCGCGCCGCGCGCCTCGCTGCTGGCGCGGGTCAGCCTGTTCTCGGCGGCCGGCGCGCTGTGCTCGCTGCCGCCGGCGCTGCATGAGATGTGGGCCACGCCGGCGGAGGTGTTCAACACCCGGGCGTTCGAGGCCTATGTCTTCGCCGGCCTCGTGCCCGGCCTGATCGCCTATGCGGGCTTCGCCTGGCTCGGCGCGAGATTCGGCTCGGTGCGGAGCTCGCTGGTGCTCTACGTCGCACCGATCGCGAGCGCGCTGCTGTCCTGGATCATCCTCGGCGAGCCGCCGAAGCTGATCCATCTGGTTGGCGGTCTTTTGATCCTCGGCGGCGTCTGGGCGAGCCTGCGCAAATAG
- a CDS encoding transglutaminase-like domain-containing protein: MTEHLPDTISRLYTDPGEYVDSDHPAVEAFARAAVPSDASARDKARRLYTAVRDGIRYNPYVSMRSPESYRASSVLAAGNGYCVGKAALYAAACRVHGIPARVGFADVRNHLTTEKLRQSMGSDLFTWHGFTEVFVDGAWRKATPTFNDTLCAKLGVRPLDFDGHADALLHPFDGEGRAYMQYVNDHGSYHDVPAKFLMREMAREYANMQGEDLAGRDMEREAAEQ; encoded by the coding sequence ATGACCGAGCATCTCCCCGATACGATCAGCCGCCTCTACACCGACCCTGGCGAATATGTCGACAGCGACCATCCCGCCGTCGAGGCGTTCGCCCGCGCCGCCGTTCCGTCTGACGCCAGCGCGCGCGACAAGGCGCGTCGGCTTTACACCGCAGTGCGGGACGGCATCCGCTACAACCCCTATGTCAGCATGCGCTCGCCCGAGAGCTACCGGGCCTCCAGTGTGCTCGCCGCCGGCAACGGCTACTGCGTCGGCAAGGCGGCGCTCTATGCCGCGGCCTGCCGGGTCCACGGCATTCCGGCGCGTGTCGGCTTCGCCGATGTGCGCAACCATCTCACCACCGAGAAGCTGCGCCAGAGCATGGGCTCGGACCTGTTCACCTGGCACGGCTTCACCGAAGTGTTCGTCGACGGCGCCTGGCGCAAGGCGACCCCGACCTTCAACGACACGCTGTGCGCCAAGCTCGGCGTCAGGCCGCTCGATTTCGACGGCCACGCCGACGCGCTGCTGCATCCCTTCGACGGCGAAGGGCGCGCCTACATGCAGTATGTCAACGACCACGGCAGCTATCACGACGTCCCCGCCAAATTCCTGATGCGCGAGATGGCGCGCGAATACGCCAACATGCAGGGCGAGGATCTCGCCGGCCGCGACATGGAGCGCGAGGCGGCCGAGCAGTAG
- the crcB gene encoding fluoride efflux transporter CrcB gives MNVQLLAAVAIGGSLGSVARYLVAIGAGRLVGTEFPWGTLVINIVGSFLIGVLAESFALSWNASQAIRVFLTIGICGGFTTFSTFSLDAIVLMQRGELWSAGAYIAASVALSILALFGGLLLVRAFAA, from the coding sequence TTGAACGTTCAGTTGTTGGCGGCGGTCGCGATCGGCGGTTCGCTGGGATCGGTCGCACGCTATCTGGTGGCGATCGGCGCGGGACGCCTGGTCGGCACGGAATTTCCCTGGGGCACGCTGGTGATCAATATCGTGGGCTCGTTCCTGATCGGCGTCTTGGCGGAGTCGTTCGCGCTGAGCTGGAATGCCAGCCAGGCGATACGGGTGTTTCTCACCATCGGCATTTGCGGCGGCTTCACCACCTTCTCGACCTTCTCGCTCGATGCGATCGTGCTGATGCAGCGCGGCGAGCTATGGTCGGCCGGCGCCTATATCGCAGCCTCCGTCGCGCTCTCGATTCTCGCGCTGTTCGGCGGCCTGCTGCTGGTGCGGGCGTTTGCTGCGTAA
- a CDS encoding EamA family transporter, producing MDTTQRDRTVGFLCLVVTALGWALNWPLMKLLLQQWPPLFARGLAGTCAAVILATLALARRHRRQRACCWCRSSAWCRPRSFLVSRWGYARSAPWR from the coding sequence ATGGATACGACGCAGCGCGATAGAACGGTGGGCTTTCTCTGCCTGGTGGTGACGGCCCTCGGCTGGGCCCTGAACTGGCCGCTGATGAAGCTGTTGCTGCAGCAATGGCCGCCCCTGTTCGCCCGCGGACTTGCCGGCACCTGCGCGGCGGTGATCCTGGCCACGCTGGCGCTGGCCCGCCGACATCGGCGTCAACGGGCATGCTGCTGGTGCCGGTCATCGGCGTGGTGTCGGCCGCGATCATTCTTGGTGAGCCGCTGGGGCTACGCGAGATCGGCGCCATGGCGCTGA
- a CDS encoding TetR/AcrR family transcriptional regulator — MSIVERAKGARRFQRRARQEADKEALKALILETARKEFAAGTLETVSIQKIADAIGYSKGTVLKYYPTKLLLLLAVKQQNLEAVAERLERVRAETVDSDLQLRRVMETYLDYWADNPDHFRSLFSMSGTIEDRRFPDGVYFGETEIARRSYELFVVSVREFLAAHGAEPAPGLPQRLATALLAATHGVVALTLGTPTMKLPDMRGTGRLLIASLIDAWTARLAAARKSDGWPRVTIGTFA, encoded by the coding sequence ATGTCGATCGTGGAGCGAGCCAAAGGCGCACGGCGCTTTCAGCGCAGGGCGCGCCAGGAGGCCGACAAGGAGGCGCTGAAGGCGCTGATCCTCGAGACCGCGCGCAAGGAGTTCGCCGCCGGCACGCTGGAGACCGTATCGATCCAGAAGATCGCCGACGCGATCGGCTACTCGAAGGGCACCGTCCTCAAATATTACCCGACCAAGCTGCTGCTGCTGCTCGCGGTGAAGCAGCAGAATCTCGAGGCAGTCGCCGAACGCCTCGAGCGGGTCCGCGCGGAGACGGTCGACAGCGATCTGCAGCTGCGGCGCGTGATGGAAACCTATCTCGATTACTGGGCCGACAATCCCGATCACTTCCGCTCACTGTTCTCGATGTCCGGTACGATCGAGGACCGCCGTTTTCCCGACGGCGTCTATTTCGGCGAGACCGAGATCGCGCGCCGCAGCTACGAATTGTTCGTGGTCTCGGTGCGGGAATTTCTGGCGGCACATGGCGCCGAGCCGGCGCCTGGCCTGCCGCAGCGGCTCGCGACCGCGCTGCTGGCGGCGACCCACGGCGTGGTCGCGCTGACGCTCGGCACCCCGACCATGAAACTGCCCGACATGCGCGGCACCGGCCGCCTGCTCATCGCAAGCCTGATCGATGCCTGGACGGCGAGGCTTGCCGCCGCGCGGAAAAGCGACGGCTGGCCGCGGGTCACGATCGGCACCTTCGCCTGA
- a CDS encoding cytochrome P450, with product MSIHASPLASSLAGEIVRSDFDPFSPGTRADPYGTYAELRAAAPVVRLTRYDIWAVPRFAEVKTIFGDHVNFSNAGGAGLANHFKEKPWRPPSIVLEADPPLHTRTRAVLARILSPGAMRRLADDFKAMATRLVDGLVERGSFDAIKDIAEVFPVSVFPDALGIDQEGRENFLTYGAMVFAGFGPENDYFRDLMKEAPRVLPWVAARCQREALRPGSFGAQVYEAADAGEISAEEAPLLVRSLLSAGLDTTISAIGMALYTLARHPEQWSLLAADPSLSRAAFDETLRFDSPAPFVFRTTPHDTEIAGVRIGKHEKVLLLLASANRDETRWEHADQFDVRRRLSGHMGFGVGIHGCVGQMVARLEAEAVITALASRVKQFEIAGPTAFRDSSGLRALGTMPVRVTPK from the coding sequence ATGAGCATCCATGCGAGCCCCCTTGCGAGCTCCCTTGCAGGCGAAATTGTCCGCAGCGATTTCGATCCGTTCAGCCCGGGGACGCGGGCCGATCCCTACGGCACCTATGCGGAGCTGCGTGCCGCGGCGCCGGTCGTCCGCCTGACCAGATATGACATCTGGGCGGTGCCGCGCTTTGCCGAGGTCAAGACGATCTTCGGAGACCATGTCAATTTCAGCAACGCCGGCGGCGCGGGGCTCGCGAACCACTTCAAGGAAAAGCCGTGGCGGCCGCCGAGCATCGTGCTGGAAGCCGATCCGCCGCTGCACACCCGAACCCGTGCGGTGCTGGCGCGGATCCTCTCGCCCGGCGCGATGCGGCGGCTTGCCGATGACTTCAAGGCGATGGCGACGCGGCTGGTCGACGGGCTGGTCGAGCGCGGATCGTTTGACGCCATCAAGGACATCGCCGAGGTGTTTCCGGTCAGCGTGTTTCCCGACGCGCTCGGCATCGACCAGGAGGGCCGCGAGAACTTCCTGACCTATGGCGCGATGGTGTTTGCCGGCTTCGGGCCTGAGAACGATTATTTTCGCGATTTGATGAAAGAGGCGCCGCGCGTGCTGCCCTGGGTCGCGGCGCGCTGCCAGCGCGAGGCGCTGCGCCCGGGCAGTTTTGGCGCGCAGGTCTATGAGGCGGCCGACGCCGGGGAGATCAGCGCGGAGGAAGCGCCATTGCTGGTGCGTTCGCTGCTCTCGGCCGGGCTCGACACCACGATCAGCGCAATCGGCATGGCGCTGTACACGCTTGCGCGCCATCCCGAGCAATGGTCGCTGCTTGCAGCCGATCCGTCGTTGTCGCGCGCGGCATTCGACGAGACCCTGCGCTTCGATTCACCGGCGCCGTTCGTGTTCCGCACCACGCCGCATGACACCGAGATCGCAGGCGTCAGGATCGGCAAGCATGAGAAGGTGCTGCTGCTGCTCGCCTCCGCCAACCGCGACGAGACGCGCTGGGAGCATGCCGACCAATTCGACGTCAGACGGCGGCTCTCCGGACACATGGGCTTCGGCGTCGGCATCCACGGCTGTGTCGGGCAGATGGTGGCGCGGCTGGAAGCCGAGGCCGTGATCACAGCGCTCGCCAGCCGCGTCAAGCAGTTCGAAATTGCAGGCCCCACAGCCTTCCGCGACAGCTCGGGCCTGCGGGCGCTCGGCACAATGCCGGTCCGCGTGACGCCGAAGTAA
- a CDS encoding response regulator, with product MSRSQIVAEHLPLLRRYARALTGNQASGDAYVGAMLEALLQDGSLLDQTHGPRAGLFRLFTQIWNSVSVNNNDNADVATLSLPPERRLSNITPLPRQAFLLLSLEGFSEEEVGYILGTDIAETRKLTDAAGREMAAEIATDVLIIEDETFIAMDLESLVKNLGHNVIGVARTHSDAVALAKNKKPGLILADIQLADGSSGLDAVNELLRTFEVPVVFITAYPERFLTGERPEPAFLISKPFQPAMVSAVASQALFFQRNSRNRTPRAASA from the coding sequence ATGTCCCGATCGCAGATCGTTGCCGAACACCTTCCGCTGTTGCGCCGTTACGCTCGCGCACTGACCGGAAATCAGGCGTCGGGGGACGCCTATGTCGGGGCCATGCTCGAGGCCCTGTTGCAGGATGGATCGTTGCTGGACCAGACCCACGGGCCGCGCGCCGGCCTGTTTCGGCTGTTCACCCAGATCTGGAATTCGGTGTCGGTGAACAACAACGACAATGCCGACGTGGCGACGCTGTCGCTGCCGCCGGAGCGGCGGCTGTCCAACATCACGCCGCTGCCGCGCCAGGCCTTCCTGCTGCTGTCGCTGGAGGGCTTTTCGGAGGAGGAGGTCGGCTACATTCTCGGCACCGATATCGCCGAGACGCGCAAGCTGACCGATGCCGCCGGCCGCGAGATGGCCGCCGAGATCGCGACCGACGTCCTGATCATCGAGGACGAGACCTTCATCGCCATGGACCTCGAGAGCCTGGTGAAGAATCTCGGCCACAACGTCATCGGCGTTGCGCGCACGCATTCCGATGCGGTGGCGCTCGCCAAGAACAAGAAGCCCGGCCTGATCCTCGCCGACATCCAGCTCGCCGACGGCTCGTCGGGCCTCGATGCCGTCAATGAGTTGCTGCGGACCTTCGAGGTGCCGGTGGTGTTCATCACCGCCTATCCCGAGCGCTTCCTGACCGGCGAGCGGCCGGAGCCGGCGTTCCTGATCTCAAAGCCGTTCCAGCCGGCGATGGTGTCGGCGGTGGCGAGCCAGGCGCTGTTCTTCCAGCGCAACTCGCGCAACCGCACGCCGCGCGCGGCATCGGCATGA
- a CDS encoding NepR family anti-sigma factor: protein MKEVKKQGGLNAEIQSRIGHQLRAMYDDVVRQGVPDRFAELIRKLDGPEAAAAAVAGGDTDKNNGGD, encoded by the coding sequence ATGAAGGAAGTAAAGAAGCAGGGCGGTCTCAACGCCGAGATTCAATCGAGAATCGGCCACCAGCTTCGCGCCATGTACGATGACGTGGTGCGACAGGGCGTACCCGACCGCTTTGCGGAGCTGATCCGCAAACTCGACGGGCCGGAGGCAGCGGCGGCGGCCGTCGCCGGGGGCGATACCGACAAGAACAATGGAGGGGACTAA
- a CDS encoding sigma-70 family RNA polymerase sigma factor: MPLTNELRDDILASVPSLRAFAISLSGNGDRADDLVQETLLRAIANIDSFQPGSNLPAWLFTILRNLFRSDYRKRRREVEDAEGNYAKTLKSQPSQAAHLEFEEFRAALEKLPQDQREALILVGASGFSYEDAAAICGCAVGTIKSRVNRARSKLSALLYVDSAEDFGPDNTVRAVIGGNGG; the protein is encoded by the coding sequence ATGCCTCTCACGAATGAACTTCGCGACGATATCCTTGCGTCGGTCCCGAGCCTGCGCGCGTTCGCGATCTCGCTGTCCGGTAATGGTGACCGCGCCGACGATCTGGTGCAGGAGACCCTGCTGCGCGCGATCGCCAATATCGACTCGTTTCAGCCCGGCTCGAACCTCCCCGCGTGGCTGTTCACCATCCTGCGCAACCTGTTTCGCTCCGACTACCGGAAGCGGCGGCGCGAGGTGGAGGATGCCGAGGGCAATTATGCCAAGACGCTGAAGAGCCAGCCTTCGCAGGCGGCGCATCTGGAGTTCGAGGAATTCCGCGCCGCGCTCGAAAAGCTGCCGCAGGACCAGCGCGAGGCGCTGATTTTGGTCGGCGCGTCCGGCTTCTCCTACGAGGATGCCGCGGCGATCTGCGGCTGCGCGGTCGGCACCATCAAGAGCCGCGTCAACCGCGCGCGATCGAAGCTCTCCGCGCTGCTCTATGTCGACAGCGCCGAGGATTTCGGTCCCGACAACACCGTGCGCGCCGTGATCGGCGGCAATGGCGGCTGA
- a CDS encoding EAL domain-containing protein: MDSLFGNLKVKSGAAFRFAAGCLSRLALTKGSIRSQILIFCLAMSAVAVALGGYSILGIRHAGDLVAKTFDESLMSINYARAAGADFATMRVASSQRLLTTDPEIRANLDGQIEKLAKTLSEDLAIAADRSQSSRAAQAAAKVQEAADAWMALHRRAVGSSTEGSAAADPREPGATVGDVDRYSKIVSQQVELLVNYTAGDGFLFRQKALSTIKRDLQLNVAGLTVALFLSALFSWLLARRIIGPVAIASRAARSIAGGDLDATIPKGGTDELGTLLTAMETMRDNIRRMVNQEVSQRRSAQARLSDALETSREGVVLLDADGQVALANSRASELIRLSPQLLQSNPLDAARLAPADGDIDGFASEAQLSDGRWLRVSRSETQEGGVVLVYSDISALKQQKAELHETNLRLDAALTHMSQGLCLYNSEARLQVANRRFCEIFDISPELVIPGMTMEEVLDLSIAAGNHGERTVADLLAERERSMAQHDGNYLQHLSDGRIIAIAQRPTSDGGWLVTCEDVTEQQRAESQIAFMARHDALTKLPNRTLLAERIELAVAQVGRGLGFAVFCLDLDNFKQVNDTLGHPVGDELLCAVADRLNACVREVDTVARLGGDEFAVIQCGVQGGDEAERLARRVVECVGAPYELNGHRVVVGCSVGISMSPGDGTTGEKLLKNADVALYRAKMEGRGTWRFFEPAMDASLQRRRALELDLREAMAKDEFSLYYQPLYDLHLDRICGFEALLRWHHPKRGMVSPDQFIPIAEEIGLIGPLGEWVLNRACEQATTWPGEMKLAVNVSAVQFRDADFIDVVVNALAASKLSPRRLELEITESVFLANSNETLATLHKLKAQGLRIALDDFGTGYSSLSYLRSFPFDKLKIDKSFVRDATATHGSKSIVRAVISLGRSLGMTTIAEGIETVEQLDHMRAEGCNEAQGFLLSHPVPVTEIAAKILELRNGFKPASVKTALAS; the protein is encoded by the coding sequence ATGGACAGCCTATTTGGCAACCTCAAGGTAAAGAGCGGTGCGGCCTTTCGGTTCGCGGCCGGCTGCCTTTCGCGTCTTGCCCTGACCAAGGGTTCGATCCGCAGCCAGATTCTGATTTTTTGCCTTGCGATGAGCGCCGTTGCGGTCGCCCTCGGCGGATACTCCATCCTCGGCATCCGCCATGCCGGCGATCTGGTGGCCAAGACGTTCGACGAATCCCTGATGTCGATCAACTATGCACGCGCGGCCGGTGCGGATTTCGCCACGATGCGGGTCGCCTCGTCGCAGCGCCTGCTGACCACGGATCCGGAGATCCGCGCCAATCTCGATGGCCAGATTGAAAAGCTCGCGAAGACGCTCTCGGAAGACCTGGCGATTGCCGCCGATCGGTCGCAATCCTCGCGCGCCGCGCAAGCCGCCGCAAAGGTTCAGGAAGCCGCCGACGCCTGGATGGCGCTGCACCGACGCGCGGTCGGATCGTCCACAGAGGGAAGCGCGGCGGCCGATCCGCGCGAACCGGGCGCGACGGTCGGCGATGTCGATCGCTACTCCAAGATCGTCAGCCAGCAGGTCGAGCTGCTGGTCAACTATACGGCCGGCGACGGCTTTCTGTTTCGGCAAAAGGCGCTCTCGACGATCAAGCGGGACCTGCAGCTCAACGTGGCCGGGCTGACCGTCGCGCTGTTTCTGTCGGCCCTGTTTTCCTGGCTGCTGGCGCGCCGCATCATCGGACCGGTCGCGATCGCATCGCGGGCCGCGCGAAGCATCGCCGGCGGCGACCTCGACGCGACCATCCCGAAGGGCGGTACCGACGAGCTTGGCACGCTTCTGACCGCCATGGAAACGATGCGCGACAACATCCGGCGGATGGTCAATCAAGAGGTATCGCAACGCCGCTCGGCGCAGGCACGGCTTTCCGATGCGCTTGAAACGTCGCGTGAGGGCGTCGTGCTGCTCGACGCGGATGGCCAGGTCGCGCTGGCCAACTCGCGCGCGAGTGAACTCATCCGTCTCTCGCCGCAGCTTCTGCAGTCGAATCCGCTCGATGCCGCCAGGCTGGCGCCGGCCGATGGTGACATCGACGGCTTTGCGAGCGAGGCGCAGCTTTCGGATGGACGCTGGCTGCGTGTCAGCCGCAGCGAGACGCAGGAGGGCGGCGTCGTCCTCGTCTACAGCGACATCTCCGCGCTGAAGCAGCAGAAGGCCGAGCTGCATGAAACCAATCTGCGGCTCGACGCGGCGCTCACGCACATGTCGCAGGGGCTGTGCCTCTACAACAGCGAGGCGCGGCTGCAGGTCGCCAACCGCCGGTTCTGCGAGATCTTCGATATATCGCCGGAGCTTGTCATTCCCGGAATGACCATGGAGGAGGTGCTCGACCTGAGCATCGCCGCCGGCAATCATGGCGAGCGGACCGTCGCCGACCTGCTGGCGGAGCGCGAGCGTTCGATGGCCCAGCACGACGGCAACTATCTGCAGCATCTCAGCGATGGACGGATCATTGCGATCGCGCAACGGCCGACGTCCGATGGCGGCTGGCTCGTCACCTGCGAGGACGTCACCGAACAGCAACGGGCGGAATCGCAGATCGCGTTCATGGCCCGGCACGATGCGCTGACCAAGCTGCCGAACCGGACGTTGCTGGCCGAACGGATCGAGCTGGCGGTTGCGCAGGTCGGCCGCGGACTCGGCTTCGCGGTGTTCTGCCTCGATCTCGATAATTTCAAGCAGGTCAACGACACGCTCGGGCATCCGGTCGGCGACGAACTGCTGTGTGCGGTCGCGGACCGGCTCAACGCCTGCGTCCGTGAGGTCGACACCGTCGCGCGTTTGGGCGGCGACGAGTTCGCGGTCATCCAGTGTGGCGTCCAGGGCGGAGACGAGGCCGAACGCCTCGCGCGCCGCGTCGTGGAATGCGTGGGTGCGCCCTACGAGCTGAATGGGCATCGCGTCGTCGTCGGATGCAGCGTCGGCATCTCGATGTCGCCGGGCGACGGCACCACCGGCGAGAAGCTGCTGAAGAACGCCGACGTCGCTTTGTACCGCGCCAAGATGGAGGGCCGCGGCACCTGGCGTTTCTTCGAGCCTGCGATGGACGCCAGCCTGCAGCGACGCCGGGCGCTCGAGCTCGACCTTCGCGAGGCGATGGCCAAGGACGAATTCTCGTTGTACTACCAGCCGCTCTACGATCTTCATCTCGACCGCATCTGCGGCTTCGAGGCGCTGCTGCGATGGCATCACCCCAAGCGCGGGATGGTGTCGCCGGACCAGTTCATCCCGATCGCGGAAGAGATCGGCCTGATCGGCCCGCTGGGAGAATGGGTGCTCAATCGCGCCTGCGAACAGGCGACGACCTGGCCCGGCGAGATGAAGCTCGCGGTCAACGTCTCCGCGGTCCAGTTTCGCGATGCCGACTTCATCGACGTCGTTGTCAACGCGCTCGCGGCGTCAAAATTGTCGCCGCGCCGGCTGGAGCTCGAAATCACCGAGTCCGTGTTCCTCGCGAACAGCAACGAGACGCTTGCAACGCTGCACAAGCTGAAGGCGCAGGGGCTGCGCATCGCGCTGGACGATTTCGGCACCGGCTATTCCTCGCTGAGCTATCTGCGCAGCTTCCCGTTCGACAAGCTCAAGATCGACAAATCCTTCGTGCGCGACGCGACCGCGACGCATGGATCGAAGTCGATCGTTCGCGCCGTCATCAGCCTCGGCAGAAGCCTCGGCATGACCACGATCGCGGAGGGCATCGAGACCGTCGAGCAGCTGGATCATATGCGGGCCGAAGGCTGCAACGAGGCGCAGGGCTTCCTGCTCAGTCATCCGGTCCCGGTGACCGAAATCGCAGCCAAGATCCTCGAATTGAGAAACGGCTTCAAGCCGGCCTCCGTCAAGACGGCGCTGGCCAGCTGA
- a CDS encoding methylamine utilization protein yields the protein MQSGLLRALRQSQFGRVPFAAAIVTGALAGAALGAAPYVISQKDREFKPAQISIKRGEVLRFVNDDGELLHHAYLSTETFSFDSGDQQPGSKFDVTFSVPGDYTVLCGIHPKMKLAVHVAK from the coding sequence ATGCAGTCAGGCTTGTTGCGCGCCTTGCGCCAAAGCCAGTTCGGCCGCGTGCCATTTGCGGCGGCGATCGTTACTGGAGCGCTTGCGGGAGCCGCTTTGGGCGCAGCCCCTTATGTCATTTCGCAGAAGGATCGTGAATTCAAACCCGCGCAGATCTCGATCAAGCGGGGCGAGGTTTTACGATTCGTTAACGATGACGGTGAACTGCTGCATCACGCTTATTTGAGCACCGAGACGTTCAGTTTCGACTCGGGCGACCAGCAGCCGGGCAGCAAGTTCGACGTCACCTTCTCGGTGCCCGGCGACTACACGGTGCTGTGCGGCATTCATCCGAAGATGAAGCTCGCCGTCCACGTCGCCAAATAG
- a CDS encoding cytochrome-c peroxidase: protein MRLWVSLTLLAAVLPVGLSLALTPATAPGDPATIRASYRRPDVVPFPSSNPYSEAKSTLGQLLFFDPLLSRSKTHSCASCHRPSLSWADGLPRAIGEDPKGLPIRSPTLIDVAFFEPLGWDGKFKDLESVAFGPILSPANLNMTEPELIARLSAIPGYVDAFAHAFGDGAITRPRIEASLATFERSIVAGEAPFDRWIKGDDTAISKPAQHGFELFNGKARCSACHSGPSFSDGSFQDIGTAKGHDIGRGRFFPTSAKLKYAFKTPTLRDVARRAPYMHDGSVATLEDVIELYNKGGIDRPSRSPDIKPLSLTAGEKNDLIAFLQTLTATAPPVAGVPKLPR, encoded by the coding sequence ATGAGGCTTTGGGTCAGCCTGACCTTGCTCGCGGCAGTTTTGCCGGTAGGGCTGTCGCTTGCCTTGACCCCGGCGACGGCGCCGGGCGACCCTGCGACAATCCGTGCCAGCTATCGGCGGCCGGACGTCGTTCCGTTCCCGAGCAGCAATCCCTATTCGGAGGCGAAATCCACCCTTGGGCAGCTGCTGTTCTTCGATCCGCTGCTGTCGAGGTCAAAGACGCACTCCTGCGCGAGCTGCCACAGGCCATCCCTTTCATGGGCCGACGGCCTTCCGCGCGCCATCGGTGAGGATCCCAAGGGCCTGCCGATCCGCTCGCCGACATTGATCGATGTGGCCTTCTTCGAGCCGTTGGGATGGGACGGCAAGTTCAAGGATCTGGAATCCGTTGCGTTCGGGCCGATCCTCAGTCCGGCGAACCTGAACATGACCGAGCCGGAATTGATCGCGCGACTGTCGGCGATCCCCGGCTATGTCGATGCCTTCGCCCACGCGTTCGGAGACGGCGCGATCACGCGGCCGAGGATCGAGGCGTCATTGGCGACCTTCGAGCGCTCCATCGTTGCAGGCGAGGCTCCGTTCGACCGTTGGATCAAGGGCGACGATACCGCCATCAGCAAGCCAGCCCAGCACGGCTTTGAGCTTTTCAACGGCAAGGCGCGTTGCTCGGCTTGCCACAGCGGCCCGTCGTTTTCCGACGGATCCTTCCAGGATATCGGTACCGCCAAGGGCCATGACATCGGGCGCGGCCGTTTCTTTCCGACCTCGGCGAAGCTGAAATATGCGTTCAAGACGCCGACATTGCGCGACGTCGCGCGCCGCGCGCCCTATATGCACGACGGATCGGTGGCGACGCTGGAAGATGTCATCGAGCTCTACAACAAGGGCGGGATCGATCGGCCGAGCCGATCGCCCGACATCAAGCCGCTGTCCCTGACGGCAGGCGAGAAGAACGATCTCATTGCCTTCCTGCAAACCCTGACCGCAACGGCCCCGCCGGTGGCAGGAGTCCCCAAACTGCCGCGCTGA